One Kitasatospora sp. NBC_01287 DNA window includes the following coding sequences:
- a CDS encoding bifunctional nuclease family protein translates to MNELDVVGVRVEMPSNQPIVLLREVGGDRYLPIWIGPGEATAIAFAQQGMTPVRPLTHDLFKDVLEALGQQLTEVRITDLREGVFYAELVFTGGVEVSARPSDAIALALRTGTPIYGAEEVLAEAGIAIPDEQEDEVEKFREFLDQVSPEDFGGSAQ, encoded by the coding sequence GTGAATGAGCTCGACGTCGTGGGTGTCCGGGTGGAGATGCCCTCCAACCAGCCGATCGTCCTGCTGCGCGAAGTGGGGGGTGATCGGTACCTGCCGATTTGGATCGGCCCAGGCGAGGCGACCGCGATCGCCTTCGCCCAACAGGGCATGACTCCGGTGCGGCCGCTGACCCATGACCTGTTCAAGGACGTGCTGGAGGCGCTGGGCCAGCAGCTCACCGAGGTGCGGATCACCGATCTGCGCGAGGGTGTCTTCTACGCCGAGCTGGTCTTCACCGGCGGGGTCGAGGTGAGCGCCCGGCCGTCCGACGCGATAGCGCTGGCGCTGCGCACCGGTACGCCGATCTACGGGGCGGAGGAGGTGCTCGCCGAGGCGGGCATCGCGATCCCGGACGAGCAGGAGGACGAGGTCGAGAAGTTCCGCGAGTTCCTCGACCAGGTGTCGCCCGAGGACTTCGGCGGCAGCGCCCAGTAG
- a CDS encoding vancomycin high temperature exclusion protein, whose product MRVRWLRRVGGLLRGRRRQRWAFQAVLLLSVLVLAPSAWLFCAESARIRTVADVPAEPVAVVFGAAEVDDVPSPYLADRLDAALRLYQAHKVQAILVTGDNSRTGYNEPGAMYDYLVAHGVPAVRVVRDYAGFDTWDSCTRAKRIFGVDRAVLVSQDYHVPRALALCRAAGIDSYAVGVPEPRDSTWYHGTVREIPGADKALLSALFHPAPALLGPKEPGVAVALADAARSAG is encoded by the coding sequence ATGCGGGTGCGCTGGTTGCGGCGGGTCGGCGGGCTGCTGCGGGGGCGCAGGCGGCAGCGCTGGGCGTTCCAGGCGGTGCTGCTGCTCAGTGTGCTCGTGCTGGCCCCCAGCGCCTGGCTGTTCTGCGCGGAGAGCGCGCGGATCCGCACAGTGGCGGACGTCCCGGCCGAGCCGGTCGCCGTGGTCTTCGGTGCCGCCGAGGTGGACGACGTCCCCTCGCCCTACCTCGCCGACCGGCTGGACGCGGCGCTGCGGCTCTACCAGGCGCACAAGGTGCAGGCGATCCTGGTGACCGGGGACAACAGCAGGACGGGCTACAACGAGCCGGGCGCGATGTACGACTACCTGGTGGCGCACGGGGTGCCGGCGGTGCGGGTGGTCCGCGACTACGCGGGCTTCGACACCTGGGACTCCTGCACCCGGGCCAAGCGGATCTTCGGGGTCGACCGCGCGGTGCTGGTCAGTCAGGACTACCACGTACCCCGGGCGCTCGCGCTCTGCCGGGCGGCCGGGATCGACTCCTACGCGGTCGGGGTGCCCGAGCCGCGCGATTCCACCTGGTACCACGGCACGGTCCGCGAGATACCGGGGGCCGACAAGGCCCTGCTGAGCGCGCTGTTCCACCCCGCGCCGGCACTGCTGGGGCCGAAGGAGCCGGGCGTGGCCGTGGCCCTGGCGGACGCGGCACGCTCCGCGGGCTGA
- a CDS encoding MerR family transcriptional regulator → MSSSGDEAAVGGPCALHLPRGNRAMIGRSWEAPVAEAVAEPPRVGRFPAIQAGQPAVERIPPTAEPTRAASPLAYRGPTACAAAGITYRQLDYWARTGLLEPSVRTAHPAGAQRLYSFRDLLILKIVKRLLDAGVSLQNIRVAVTHLQSAELPDLAGLTLMSDGATVYECTSPQQVLDLLKGGQGVFGIAVGAVAQELEAALTRLHAERTDTGETLVSQDPADELARRRNRAV, encoded by the coding sequence ATGAGCAGCAGCGGCGATGAGGCGGCCGTGGGAGGCCCGTGCGCCCTCCACCTGCCCCGTGGCAACCGGGCGATGATCGGCCGATCGTGGGAGGCCCCGGTCGCGGAGGCGGTCGCCGAGCCGCCCCGGGTGGGCCGGTTCCCCGCCATCCAGGCCGGCCAGCCGGCGGTGGAGCGGATCCCGCCGACCGCGGAGCCCACCCGCGCGGCGAGCCCGCTGGCCTACCGCGGCCCGACGGCCTGCGCGGCGGCCGGCATCACCTATCGTCAACTCGACTACTGGGCCCGTACCGGCCTGCTGGAGCCGAGCGTGCGGACCGCCCACCCGGCGGGTGCCCAGCGGCTCTACAGCTTCCGCGACCTGCTGATCCTGAAGATCGTCAAGCGCCTGCTGGACGCCGGGGTCTCGCTGCAGAACATCCGGGTGGCCGTCACCCACCTGCAGTCCGCCGAGCTGCCCGATCTCGCCGGGCTCACCCTGATGAGTGACGGGGCGACGGTCTACGAGTGCACCTCGCCGCAGCAGGTGCTCGACCTGCTGAAGGGTGGTCAGGGCGTCTTCGGCATCGCGGTCGGCGCGGTGGCCCAGGAGTTGGAGGCCGCCCTCACGCGGCTGCACGCCGAGCGGACGGACACCGGGGAGACCCTGGTCAGCCAGGATCCGGCCGACGAGCTCGCGCGGCGGCGCAACCGCGCGGTCTGA